A window of Apium graveolens cultivar Ventura chromosome 8, ASM990537v1, whole genome shotgun sequence contains these coding sequences:
- the LOC141677600 gene encoding uncharacterized protein LOC141677600, translating into MLSRFVLKPSNHHHHHHHHLRLISFLVSSEPHHSNHPYLTNPSPQTPHFPNPNFYSLRHFVKHFSSNNRNNNDNSGNWNPSSNIEGSASLSGVLDNEGSKKDNGSGNGLFKVGGGVRKRGLGNEDWLNEKEDDSDGDFFKGIEGGYKEVPKAGLGNHNGVNKEVDDSDGDLFKDIAVPKGAGIGSEGIDWGSRNASLVDEKEEDSDYDLFKGVEGGYKDVQRSNVVNEDWVNEKEEDGEFDLFKGIEGSVNKAGGDGDEESWATADGYKTWDLDSEEKGENVFGEGTEMSGGVEGKVADEESEKSKEEKMLLEKEEKELSVVLKGPDRAFGDLVATSGITEEMLESLIALKDLEGIEGLPPLSEIEDIRYEKNTRKSSRADIERHKQEEIANARVRQVDSKGRAYGTGKRKCSIARVWIQPGEGKFVVNDKQFDVYFPMLDQRAALLRPFTETKTLGLWDVNCTVKGGGISGQVGAIRLGISRALQNWEPDLRPPLKEAGFLTRDSRIVERKKPGKAKARKSFQWVKR; encoded by the exons ATGCTCTCGCGCTTCGTATTAAAACCCTCAAatcaccaccaccaccaccaccaccacctccgTTTGATCTCATTTTTAGTCTCATCTGAACCCCACCACTCTAATCATCCCTATCTCACTAACCCATCTCCCCAAACCCCCCATTTCCCAAACCCTAATTTTTACTCTCTCAGACATTTCGTCAAACACTTCTCGAGCAATAATAGAAACAACAATGACAACAGTGGAAACTGGAATCCCTCTTCGAATATCGAAGGTTCTGCTAGTTTAAGTGGGGTTTTAGATAATGAGGGTTCTAAGAAAGATAATGGGAGTGGGAATGGTTTGTTTAAGGTTGGTGGCGGGGTACGAAAGCGGGGTTTAGGGAATGAAGATTGGTTGAATGAGAAAGAGGATGATAGTGATGGTGATTTTTTTAAAGGGATTGAAGGGGGTTATAAGGAGGTTCCGAAAGCGGGTTTAGGGAATCATAATGGGGTGAATAAGGAAGTGGATGATAGTGATGGTGATTTGTTTAAAGATATTGCGGTTCCTAAGGGGGCGGGTATAGGGTCTGAAGGAATTGATTGGGGTTCTCGGAACGCGAGTTTAGTGGATGAGAAAGAGGAGGATAGTGACTATGATTTGTTTAAAGGGGTTGAGGGGGGTTATAAGGATGTTCAGAGGTCGAATGTAGTGAATGAGGACTGGGTTAATGAGAAAGAGGAGGACGGAGAGTTTGATTTGTTTAAGGGAATTGAGGGGAGTGTTAATAAGGCTGGGGGCGATGGGGATGAGGAGAGTTGGGCTACTGCGGATGGCTACAAGACGTGGGATTTGGACAGTGAAGAGAAAGGAGAAAATGTTTTTGGAGAGGGGACGGAGATGAGTGGGGGTGTGGAGGGAAAGGTTGCCGATGAGGAAAGCGAGAAGAGTAAAGAAGAAAAGATGTTACTTGAGAAAGAAGAGAAGGAGCTTTCTGTCGTACTTAAAG GTCCAGATCGTGCTTTTGGTGACCTGGTTGCTACGTCTGGAATCACAGAAGAAATGTTGGAGAGTTTGATTGCACTGAAGGATCTGGAAGGAATCGAAGGACTACCTCCTCTAAGTGAGATAGAGGATATTCGTTATGAAAAGAATACTCGGAAATCTTCAAGGGCAGATATAGAGCGCCACAAGCAGGAAGAAATTGCCAATGCACGAGTGAGGCAAGTAGATAGCAAGGGACGGGCTTATGGAACAGGAAAGAGGAAATGTAGCATAGCTCGTGTTTGGATTCAACCCGGAGAGGGTAAATTTGTAGTTAATGACAAACAATTTGATGTCTACTTCCCCATGCTTGATCAGCGTGCTGCTCTTCTTCGACCTTTCACTGAGACAAAGACTTTGGGTCTTTGGGATGTCAACTGTACCGTGAAGGGAGGCGGTATCTCAG GTCAGGTGGGTGCGATTCGCTTGGGTATCAGCAGGGCGTTACAAAATTGGGAGCCTGATCTACGTCCTCCTCTCAAGGAAG CTGGGTTCTTGACAAGGGACTCCAGAATAGTGGAACGCAAGAAACC